The DNA segment GCTTTCGCCAAGTAAGTCAGCGATCTTTGCTGGGGTATAGTCGCGCAGGTCGGCACGCAAGGCATCAAAAAACTGAAAATTCTTCATGCCACTATTATGCCGGGCGAATCACTGCAGAAGTAAAGCCGGAGTTTTCTACTACCGATACGAGTTGCGCCCATGTTTCGCGCCATGCTTGAAGGTCCCAAGACCGCGCTTGTTCTTGGAACTGCTGCGAAGTGCCGCGCTCACGGGCTTCTTGTAGGGCAAAATTCTCCACCCCGCGGGCTGCTAGCTCACCGACGATACGTGGCAGGTCGCGCGCAACCGAGGAATCCGGGTAGACAGTAGTGCGGACCTCGTAGGTTAGTGGGCGATCGGTTCCGGCACGCGCGCAGACTTCAGCCATCATCAGGTCGAGGCATTGCCAAGCTTTGGCTCCGGCATCGGCCCCAATGATCGGCTGGTAGCCATCTGGCATGGCTTTGATGTCGAGCCCTATCCAGTCAACGTCGCTGATAACTTCAGCGAAGCGTGCGGGATAGGCACCGGCTGAATGTAGCCCGATACGGAACCCGAGTTCGCGCGTGGCGCGGATGGCTGGGCCGAGGGCTAACTGACGAGTAGCTTCGCCGCCGCTGAAGACAACACCATCGAGTAATCCTTGGCGACGCTTAAGGAAGGCACGAAGCTCTTCCCACGTCACGCTTGTGTTCGCACGCGGATCCATCAGCTCCGTATTTTGACAATACACACACTGCCACGGGCAACCTTGTAAGAAAACAGATGCACACAGTGCGCCTGGCCAGTCGATCGTGGATAGTGGAACGTATCCAGCGATAGCAAGGTCAGACGCACTGACTTGTGACGTTCTCATTTAGGAGAGCGCTTTCTCCACGAACATTTGACGCTCAGCGTATTCACCCTTCTTTCCAATATTGAAGGACTGTACTGGGCGGAAGTATCCCATCACGCGGGTCCATACTTCACACTCTTGCGGTTCGGCTTCTGGACGGGTCTGTGCACAGGTTGGGCAGGTTTCGTGCTCACCCTTGAGATAGCCGTGAA comes from the Arcanobacterium phocisimile genome and includes:
- a CDS encoding anaerobic ribonucleoside-triphosphate reductase activating protein, which encodes MRTSQVSASDLAIAGYVPLSTIDWPGALCASVFLQGCPWQCVYCQNTELMDPRANTSVTWEELRAFLKRRQGLLDGVVFSGGEATRQLALGPAIRATRELGFRIGLHSAGAYPARFAEVISDVDWIGLDIKAMPDGYQPIIGADAGAKAWQCLDLMMAEVCARAGTDRPLTYEVRTTVYPDSSVARDLPRIVGELAARGVENFALQEARERGTSQQFQEQARSWDLQAWRETWAQLVSVVENSGFTSAVIRPA